The Alteripontixanthobacter sp. genome has a window encoding:
- the rimO gene encoding 30S ribosomal protein S12 methylthiotransferase RimO, protein MENTTTLPPRAIEDAKRVGMVSLGCPKALVDSERILTRLRADGYAMSPDYAGADVVLVNTCGFLDSAKEESLAAIGEAIAENGRVIVTGCMGDEAEAIRAAHPAVLAVTGAHQYEQVVEAVHTHAPPTQGPFVDLIPQPDIKLTPRHYSYLKISEGCNHSCAFCIIPDLRGKLASRRIDAVLREAEKLVAAGTRELLVISQDTSAYGVDTRHEEREWKGHPVRAHMTDLARELGRLRTPDGQTPWTRLHYVYPYPHVDAVIPLMAEGLLTPYLDIPFQHAAPAVLKRMRRPANEAKVLARLKNWRDICPDIAVRSSFVVGFPGETEEDFQYLMEWLQEAQLDRVGAFRFEPVEGAAANALPDPVPEEVKEERYARLMELTARISAEKLAAKVGRTLPVIIDEVGEPDEDGDIGATGRSQADAPEIDGQVFLRGVSATLAPGDFVDVRIEDADEHDLFGAPA, encoded by the coding sequence ATGGAAAACACGACAACCCTTCCCCCCCGAGCGATCGAGGATGCCAAGCGCGTCGGCATGGTCAGCCTGGGCTGCCCCAAGGCACTGGTCGATTCAGAACGCATCCTCACGCGCCTGCGCGCCGATGGCTATGCGATGAGCCCCGACTATGCGGGCGCCGACGTGGTGCTGGTCAACACTTGCGGCTTCCTCGATTCCGCCAAGGAAGAAAGCCTGGCCGCGATCGGCGAAGCAATTGCCGAAAATGGCCGCGTGATCGTGACCGGCTGCATGGGCGACGAGGCCGAGGCCATCCGCGCTGCGCATCCGGCGGTGCTGGCGGTGACTGGCGCGCATCAGTACGAGCAGGTCGTCGAGGCGGTGCATACCCACGCCCCGCCGACGCAGGGCCCGTTCGTGGACCTCATCCCCCAGCCCGACATCAAGCTTACCCCGCGCCATTACAGCTATCTCAAGATTTCCGAAGGCTGCAATCACTCCTGCGCCTTCTGCATCATCCCCGATTTGCGCGGGAAGCTCGCCAGCCGCCGGATCGATGCCGTGTTGCGCGAAGCGGAAAAGCTGGTCGCGGCCGGCACGCGCGAATTGCTGGTGATCAGCCAGGATACGTCGGCCTATGGCGTGGATACGCGGCACGAGGAACGCGAGTGGAAGGGCCACCCGGTCCGCGCGCACATGACCGATCTCGCCCGCGAGCTGGGCCGGCTGCGCACGCCTGACGGACAAACGCCGTGGACGCGGCTGCATTATGTCTATCCCTATCCGCACGTCGATGCGGTGATCCCGCTGATGGCGGAAGGGCTGCTGACGCCCTATCTCGACATCCCGTTCCAGCACGCCGCCCCGGCGGTGCTCAAGCGCATGAGGCGCCCGGCGAACGAGGCCAAGGTGCTGGCGCGCCTGAAAAACTGGCGTGATATTTGCCCCGATATCGCGGTGCGCAGCAGCTTCGTGGTGGGCTTTCCCGGTGAGACCGAAGAGGATTTTCAATACCTCATGGAGTGGCTGCAGGAGGCGCAGCTCGACCGCGTCGGCGCGTTCCGGTTCGAACCGGTCGAAGGCGCGGCGGCCAATGCCCTGCCCGATCCGGTGCCCGAGGAGGTAAAGGAGGAACGCTACGCCCGACTGATGGAGCTGACCGCCAGGATCAGCGCCGAGAAGCTGGCTGCCAAGGTTGGCCGCACGCTGCCCGTGATCATCGACGAGGTCGGCGAACCGGATGAGGATGGCGATATCGGCGCAACCGGCCGCAGCCAGGCCGACGCACCGGAGATCGACGGGCAGGTATTCCTGCGCGGTGTTTCTGCCACCCTCGCCCCCGGCGATTTTGTAGATGTGCGGATCGAGGATGCGGACGAGCACGACCTGTTCGGAGCACCGGCCTGA